In Gordonia phthalatica, one genomic interval encodes:
- the recA gene encoding recombinase RecA, translating into MAGTDRQKALDLALAQIDKNFGKGSVMRLGEDARAPMEVIPTGSVALDIALGIGGLPRGRVVEIYGPESSGKTTVALHAVANAQAAGGIAAFIDAEHALDPEYAAKLGVDIDALLVSQPDTGEQALEIADMLIRSGALDILVVDSVAALVPKAEIEGEMGDSHVGLQARLMSQALRKMTSGLNNSNTTAIFINQLREKIGVMFGSPETTTGGKALKFYSSVRLDVRRIETLKDGTEAVGNRTRVKVVKNKVAPPFKQAEFDILYGHGISREGSLIDLGVAEGFIRKSGSWFTYEGDQLGQGKENARKFLLANPDIADEIEGKIKDKLGIGRPKDDADAIAPEPVDF; encoded by the coding sequence ATGGCAGGCACTGATCGGCAGAAGGCACTGGATCTTGCGCTCGCGCAGATCGACAAGAATTTCGGCAAGGGCTCGGTGATGCGCCTCGGTGAGGACGCCCGCGCGCCGATGGAGGTGATTCCGACCGGTTCGGTGGCACTCGACATCGCACTCGGCATCGGCGGACTGCCTCGCGGCCGCGTCGTCGAGATCTACGGTCCGGAGTCCTCGGGTAAGACCACCGTCGCACTCCACGCGGTCGCGAACGCTCAGGCAGCGGGCGGCATCGCCGCCTTCATCGACGCCGAGCACGCCCTCGACCCGGAGTACGCCGCCAAACTCGGCGTCGACATCGACGCCCTGCTGGTGTCGCAGCCCGACACCGGTGAGCAGGCGCTGGAGATCGCGGACATGCTGATCCGCTCGGGTGCTCTCGACATCCTGGTCGTCGACTCGGTGGCCGCACTGGTTCCGAAGGCCGAGATCGAGGGCGAGATGGGCGACAGTCACGTCGGCTTGCAGGCCCGCCTCATGAGCCAGGCGCTGCGCAAGATGACCTCGGGTCTCAACAACTCGAACACCACCGCCATCTTCATCAACCAGCTGCGTGAGAAGATCGGCGTCATGTTCGGCTCGCCGGAGACCACGACCGGCGGCAAGGCGCTGAAGTTCTACTCGTCGGTCCGCCTGGACGTTCGTCGCATCGAGACCCTGAAGGACGGCACCGAGGCCGTCGGCAACCGCACCCGCGTCAAGGTCGTCAAGAACAAGGTGGCCCCGCCCTTCAAGCAGGCCGAGTTCGACATCCTCTACGGCCACGGCATCAGCCGCGAGGGCTCGCTGATCGACCTCGGCGTGGCCGAGGGCTTCATCCGCAAGTCCGGTTCGTGGTTCACCTACGAGGGCGACCAGCTGGGACAGGGCAAGGAGAACGCCCGCAAGTTCCTGCTGGCCAACCCGGACATCGCCGACGAGATCGAAGGCAAGATCAAGGACAAGCTCGGCATCGGCCGTCCGAAGGACGACGCCGACGCCATCGCACCCGAGCCCGTCGACTTCTGA
- a CDS encoding DUF3046 domain-containing protein — MRLTEFTELTELEFGRRRADGLLKDLVLVELGSRTGLEAIDDGVDPKLVWRALCRELDVPAERW; from the coding sequence ATGCGTTTGACGGAGTTCACCGAGCTCACCGAGTTGGAGTTCGGCCGCCGCCGAGCCGACGGACTGCTGAAAGACCTGGTCCTGGTCGAATTGGGCAGTCGGACCGGCCTGGAGGCGATCGATGACGGCGTGGATCCGAAGCTCGTCTGGCGGGCTCTGTGCCGCGAACTCGACGTCCCCGCGGAACGCTGGTGA